A single window of Acetobacteraceae bacterium DNA harbors:
- a CDS encoding HpnL family protein — MFLKKYLPLLFFVAGSICFLYLAINHDINAIFHSLLRVGFVGFSSLLLLSLLNYPILALAWKRTTPELGFFQLLCSRIIRDSAAACLPFSQVGGILIGTYATITFFSKKQSRFLSKNEKRNIATASNLIDITIEAMAQVIFILTALFLLCVTHRSEDTYFKTVGASALILAISLLLFAWLQSHFGHLSRFLIPKIRNQKWKRFFKQKLLRLGIQFSKIWDKPFQIIQGLFFHYLAWIFSASLTWVALFLLSSHISWLNCLILEGISCAIISTFFFVPTSIGVQEGAYISLGLLFGIPAEISFSLSLLRRGREIFVGVPALLWWEGHEIIKNSRGK, encoded by the coding sequence ATTTTTTTGAAAAAATATCTTCCCTTACTGTTTTTTGTTGCCGGCTCGATCTGTTTTCTTTATTTGGCTATCAACCACGATATTAATGCCATATTTCACTCTCTATTACGAGTAGGCTTTGTCGGCTTTTCCTCTCTTCTGTTACTAAGCTTACTGAATTATCCAATTTTAGCCTTAGCGTGGAAACGTACAACACCTGAACTTGGATTTTTTCAACTCTTATGCTCTCGAATCATACGAGATTCCGCTGCGGCATGCCTTCCTTTTTCACAAGTTGGCGGTATTCTTATTGGTACCTATGCAACCATTACTTTTTTTTCCAAAAAACAATCACGCTTCTTGAGCAAGAATGAAAAACGTAATATTGCAACTGCGTCAAACCTCATTGACATCACAATAGAAGCAATGGCGCAGGTCATCTTTATCCTCACAGCGCTTTTTCTTTTATGCGTTACCCATCGCAGTGAAGACACTTATTTTAAAACTGTCGGTGCCAGCGCCCTTATCCTTGCCATATCCCTTTTGCTTTTTGCTTGGCTTCAAAGCCATTTCGGTCATTTAAGCCGATTTCTTATTCCTAAAATTCGGAATCAAAAATGGAAGCGGTTTTTTAAACAAAAATTATTACGTCTTGGCATTCAATTTTCCAAAATATGGGACAAACCCTTTCAAATTATACAAGGTCTTTTTTTCCACTACCTTGCATGGATCTTCAGCGCTAGCCTTACTTGGGTAGCTTTATTTTTACTCTCTTCTCATATTTCATGGTTGAATTGCTTAATTTTAGAAGGAATTTCTTGCGCAATCATCTCAACTTTCTTCTTTGTACCAACCTCTATTGGGGTTCAAGAAGGTGCCTATATCAGTTTAGGACTTCTCTTTGGAATCCCTGCGGAAATTAGTTTTAGTCTTTCTCTCCTCCGGCGCGGCCGTGAAATTTTTGTTGGTGTCCCGGCGCTGCTCTGGTGGGAGGGGCATGAGATTATAAAAAACTCGCGGGGAAAATAA
- a CDS encoding glycosyltransferase, with protein sequence MRWLSYSTLGIWGFLVAFWGRYWQGGPFLSSQENLQTQKYPEVLIIVPARNEEEHIAVSLKSLLNQDYQGTYRVVVVDDESTDTTRAQAFEIAKDYPALTVIEGKARPSGWSGKLWALHQGINARGHEIPENGFVLFTDADILHAPDHLDSLVKKALHERLDLVSEMVMLQCNNVLEKTFIPAFVYFFAFLYPFRKISNPDSIISGAAGGTVLLKKEILDRIGGVASIRGALIDDCTLAARVKRMGGHLYLGCSQQAWSLRSYDNIKEIWNMIARTAYVQLRYSPILLLLVLFGMLFIWFGPLVAAIKGKKSSRFAGISAYLIACATFIPTLKWFRLPLWRALPLPFIAFFYSLATLGSAYNHYFGKGVEWHQRTYDENHPS encoded by the coding sequence ATGCGCTGGCTATCATATAGTACTTTGGGAATATGGGGATTTCTTGTTGCCTTTTGGGGGCGTTATTGGCAGGGAGGTCCCTTTCTTTCATCTCAAGAGAATTTACAAACGCAGAAATATCCTGAAGTTCTTATCATTGTTCCAGCAAGGAATGAAGAAGAGCATATCGCCGTTAGTTTGAAATCTTTATTAAATCAAGATTACCAAGGAACATATCGTGTTGTTGTTGTTGATGATGAAAGTACAGATACAACAAGAGCGCAAGCATTTGAGATTGCAAAGGATTACCCAGCGTTAACCGTTATCGAGGGTAAAGCTAGACCTTCGGGCTGGAGCGGTAAGCTGTGGGCACTTCATCAAGGGATAAATGCAAGAGGGCATGAGATACCTGAAAATGGCTTTGTACTCTTTACAGATGCAGATATTTTACATGCCCCTGATCACCTAGACTCCTTGGTGAAAAAAGCGCTCCATGAGCGCTTGGATTTGGTTTCGGAAATGGTCATGTTGCAGTGTAACAATGTTCTTGAAAAGACATTCATTCCTGCATTTGTTTATTTCTTTGCATTTTTATATCCGTTTCGTAAAATTTCTAATCCAGATTCAATCATTTCGGGTGCTGCAGGCGGTACTGTTCTTTTGAAAAAAGAAATTTTGGATCGTATTGGTGGGGTTGCGTCTATTCGTGGCGCCTTAATTGACGACTGTACTTTAGCCGCTCGCGTAAAAAGAATGGGCGGGCATCTCTATTTAGGGTGCAGTCAACAAGCGTGGTCTTTACGTTCTTACGACAATATTAAAGAAATTTGGAATATGATTGCACGGACAGCCTATGTCCAACTACGTTATTCTCCTATTCTTTTACTGCTTGTTTTGTTTGGGATGCTCTTCATTTGGTTTGGCCCTCTTGTCGCAGCGATCAAAGGAAAGAAATCATCCCGTTTTGCAGGGATTTCCGCTTATCTTATTGCGTGTGCAACCTTTATCCCCACCTTAAAATGGTTTCGCTTACCATTATGGAGAGCCTTACCGCTTCCCTTCATTGCGTTTTTTTATAGTTTAGCGACGCTAGGTTCTGCCTATAATCACTATTTTGGAAAAGGTGTCGAATGGCACCAGCGTACTTATGATGAAAATCATCCTTCTTAA
- a CDS encoding NAD-dependent epimerase/dehydratase family protein, which yields MNAQKPLSLVTGATGFVGAAVARALQERGYPLRLLVRKNANRQNLKNLDAEIVEGDLNDPASLRKAMLGVGALFHVAADYRLWVPNPSQMNRINIEGTRNIIKEALKEKVTKIVYCSSVATMPTALNGRPTIETDIVTEAKIVGAYKRSKYHAEQEVLRMVREEKAPVVIVNPSTPIGRGDIKPTPTGQVIFDCVRGKMPAYVETGLNVVDVDDVGLGHVLAFEKGRIGERYILGGEDIKLGDLFSLVARKAGVKAPVWRLNPDWLYPFAIFSELFARISGKTPRLHRDTLTMAKKIMYFSSSKARKELGYNPVSAEQAVTSAVQWFQKFKQL from the coding sequence ATGAATGCGCAAAAACCCTTATCCTTGGTTACAGGAGCAACTGGATTTGTTGGGGCTGCTGTTGCGCGTGCATTGCAAGAACGTGGCTACCCGTTGCGGCTTTTGGTCAGGAAAAATGCCAATCGACAAAATCTTAAAAATTTAGATGCGGAAATTGTAGAAGGTGACCTCAATGATCCGGCTTCTTTGAGAAAAGCCATGCTTGGTGTTGGCGCATTATTCCATGTTGCAGCTGATTATCGCCTTTGGGTTCCAAACCCTTCTCAAATGAACAGAATTAATATTGAGGGAACGCGCAATATTATTAAAGAGGCCCTAAAGGAGAAGGTAACTAAAATTGTTTATTGCTCTTCTGTTGCGACAATGCCCACAGCCTTAAATGGTCGTCCAACAATAGAAACGGATATTGTTACAGAAGCAAAAATTGTTGGCGCTTACAAGCGTTCTAAATATCATGCGGAACAAGAAGTGTTGCGCATGGTTAGAGAGGAAAAAGCGCCGGTTGTTATCGTTAATCCATCAACACCTATAGGGAGAGGAGATATTAAGCCAACACCAACAGGGCAGGTGATTTTTGACTGCGTTCGGGGGAAAATGCCTGCTTATGTCGAAACGGGTTTAAATGTTGTGGATGTTGATGACGTTGGTCTTGGGCATGTTTTGGCTTTTGAAAAAGGACGTATCGGTGAGCGGTATATTCTGGGCGGCGAGGATATTAAATTAGGCGATCTTTTTTCTCTTGTCGCACGTAAAGCAGGCGTTAAAGCACCTGTTTGGCGTTTAAATCCGGATTGGCTTTATCCATTTGCTATTTTTTCTGAATTATTTGCACGTATTTCAGGAAAAACACCAAGGCTACACCGTGATACCTTAACAATGGCTAAAAAAATTATGTATTTTTCTTCAAGCAAGGCACGGAAAGAGTTAGGGTATAATCCCGTTTCAGCAGAACAGGCTGTTACTTCAGCGGTTCAGTGGTTTCAAAAATTTAAACAATTGTAA
- a CDS encoding squalene synthase HpnD, with protein MQNVSLRLADKLKALFQGTSEIFSKNLQDVNLEKDGLPCAYQDMEAVEAQIIRAQTSFYKGMRILPRARREAMYAIYALCRELDDIADGDSPAGKDIEKSFALLDHWSKRIREIYKGHADTSLERVLLAAISCYDLDERDFQEIIEGMRMDLNGPIVFPDEKTLDLYFDRVASAVGRLSIRIFGAEGENGLKVAYHLGRALQQVNILRDIETDLHLGRCYLPKELADRFQISRDLSLLLSSEKLPDICKILAMRAKDSFRRSEYYMQCCPSKTMLPARLMAASYKATLKRLENRGWMHSGAPLNKSPFWKIFFLVKALIGK; from the coding sequence ATGCAAAATGTTTCTTTAAGATTAGCAGATAAGCTTAAGGCGTTGTTTCAAGGTACCTCAGAGATTTTTTCTAAAAACCTGCAAGATGTAAATTTAGAAAAAGATGGTCTTCCTTGCGCTTATCAAGATATGGAAGCAGTAGAGGCGCAGATTATAAGGGCTCAGACTTCTTTTTATAAGGGGATGCGTATTTTACCACGTGCACGGCGTGAGGCGATGTACGCTATTTATGCCTTATGTCGAGAGCTGGATGACATTGCTGATGGCGATAGCCCAGCAGGTAAGGATATTGAAAAGTCTTTTGCGCTTTTAGATCATTGGTCAAAAAGAATTCGTGAAATTTATAAAGGTCATGCAGACACGTCTTTAGAGCGTGTTCTGCTGGCAGCTATTTCCTGTTATGATCTTGATGAAAGAGATTTTCAGGAGATTATCGAAGGGATGAGAATGGATCTGAATGGTCCAATTGTTTTTCCGGATGAAAAGACTTTGGATTTATATTTTGACCGTGTTGCTTCGGCTGTTGGACGGCTTTCTATTAGAATTTTTGGTGCTGAAGGTGAAAATGGTTTAAAGGTTGCTTATCATCTCGGCAGAGCTTTGCAGCAGGTGAATATTCTAAGAGATATTGAAACGGATCTTCATCTCGGACGTTGTTATCTCCCTAAGGAACTCGCAGATCGTTTTCAGATTTCACGGGATTTGAGCCTACTCCTTTCTTCAGAGAAGCTTCCCGATATTTGTAAAATTTTGGCTATGCGGGCCAAGGATAGTTTTCGTAGGTCAGAGTATTATATGCAGTGTTGTCCTTCTAAAACCATGCTTCCTGCACGTTTAATGGCAGCCTCTTACAAGGCAACTTTAAAACGCTTAGAAAATCGTGGCTGGATGCATAGCGGTGCGCCTTTAAATAAGTCACCTTTTTGGAAA